Proteins encoded by one window of Cuniculiplasma divulgatum:
- a CDS encoding citrate/2-methylcitrate synthase, whose product MTDEKVTISKGLEGIFIADTTLCKIDGTNGKLWYRGYPIEVLADKSNYEEVAFLLLYGHLPNRHEMDVFDARLKDEREVSSEIKEIIKMYSGKAHPNDVLRTCVSALSTYDDDMSDRSKEANLERAVKLIAKLPTIIAMIGRTMRGKGFVEPDRSLSHSSNFLYRLTGKRPDKESAKLIDLMFILHAEHGSNASTFSTLVTGSTLADTYSAVVAGIATLRGPLHGGADEAALNMMKAIGEPDNTEKYIEDALAGKQRIMGFGHRVYKAYDPRAKVVYKYLQSFMKTTTDPQIEKLLEIAIRAEKLMEEKLSKTKGIWPNIDFFSGPLYTAMDIPSDLFTPIFAASRMAGWTAHLFEYWENNRLFRPLDNYVGKLDVEYVPIDKRQ is encoded by the coding sequence ATGACAGACGAAAAAGTTACAATCAGTAAAGGACTAGAAGGTATTTTTATTGCTGATACAACACTCTGTAAGATCGATGGAACTAATGGAAAATTATGGTATAGGGGATATCCTATTGAGGTTCTAGCAGATAAATCAAATTATGAGGAAGTTGCTTTCCTACTCCTCTATGGACATCTGCCAAACAGACACGAAATGGATGTCTTTGATGCAAGATTAAAGGATGAGAGAGAGGTCTCCAGCGAAATTAAGGAGATCATAAAGATGTATTCTGGTAAAGCTCATCCCAATGACGTTCTTAGAACATGTGTTTCAGCCCTATCTACATACGATGATGATATGAGTGACAGGAGCAAGGAAGCCAATCTTGAACGGGCAGTAAAACTTATTGCTAAACTGCCCACCATTATTGCAATGATAGGAAGAACCATGAGAGGAAAAGGCTTCGTTGAACCGGACAGGTCACTCTCCCATTCATCAAACTTTTTATATAGGTTAACAGGCAAGAGACCGGACAAGGAATCTGCAAAGCTAATTGATCTGATGTTCATACTTCACGCAGAACATGGCAGTAACGCTTCTACATTTTCAACTCTTGTTACAGGATCAACACTGGCTGATACATACTCAGCAGTTGTAGCAGGAATAGCAACGCTCAGGGGTCCTCTCCATGGTGGTGCAGATGAAGCAGCACTGAACATGATGAAGGCCATAGGAGAACCTGATAATACTGAAAAATATATTGAAGATGCACTGGCTGGAAAACAGAGAATTATGGGATTTGGACACAGGGTTTACAAGGCCTATGATCCAAGGGCAAAGGTTGTATACAAATATCTTCAGTCCTTCATGAAAACTACCACTGATCCACAGATAGAGAAATTGCTTGAAATTGCCATAAGAGCCGAAAAGCTGATGGAAGAAAAGCTCAGTAAGACAAAAGGGATTTGGCCAAATATAGACTTTTTCTCTGGTCCACTTTACACAGCAATGGACATTCCATCCGATCTGTTTACCCCAATATTCGCAGCATCTAGAATGGCTGGATGGACAGCTCACCTATTTGAATACTGGGAGAATAACAGACTGTTTAGACCACTGGATAACTATGT
- a CDS encoding isochorismatase family cysteine hydrolase — protein sequence MVKGEIYKDIRGVVKPEHSALIIWDVQNMLVGRIFNKEEFIKNNTELIKRAHELEIPVIFTKITPLPEKFESAPRLARGGFPKEMDKSMFELTIKPEDSDIVLNKNTASIFIGTNFEMMMRNAGIETLIYTGIATEIGVESSVRDGSNRGFYNVVIKDAVSSGNREAHERSLKNMELMFNVISKDELLNLWK from the coding sequence ATGGTTAAAGGAGAAATATACAAAGATATAAGAGGGGTAGTAAAACCAGAGCATTCAGCCCTGATAATATGGGATGTTCAGAATATGCTTGTGGGTAGAATATTCAACAAAGAGGAATTCATTAAAAATAACACTGAACTAATAAAAAGGGCACATGAACTTGAAATACCTGTAATTTTTACGAAGATAACACCTCTGCCGGAAAAATTTGAATCTGCCCCGAGACTTGCAAGAGGTGGATTTCCAAAGGAAATGGATAAAAGTATGTTTGAACTTACTATTAAGCCTGAAGACTCAGATATTGTATTAAACAAGAACACCGCAAGCATATTTATAGGAACAAATTTTGAGATGATGATGAGAAATGCAGGAATAGAGACCCTTATTTATACAGGAATTGCCACCGAAATTGGTGTGGAATCCAGTGTGAGAGATGGCTCCAACAGAGGCTTTTATAATGTTGTGATAAAGGACGCAGTTTCTTCAGGGAACAGAGAGGCCCATGAGAGATCACTGAAAAATATGGAACTTATGTTCAATGTCATTTCAAAGGATGAACTTTTGAACCTGTGGAAATGA